A window of the Pseudomonas sp. B21_DOA genome harbors these coding sequences:
- the pseG gene encoding UDP-2,4-diacetamido-2,4,6-trideoxy-beta-L-altropyranose hydrolase, whose product MRVLIRADASPTIGSGHIARCLTLARVMKQQGSHVAFACRRLPGHRLDALNAEGFETFALPERYRDEDPLQAIESMLPWQFDIDALGLLLDGQAEFDWIIVDHYGLDHHWQTAARRWAHRIAAVDDLATRRYSVDLLLNQNLSGLSENYAPLLPAGCRTLLGPRYAMLREEFACAAIEIKPTARRVLVNFGGFDAAMQTHHAMLALADFNELQVDFVAGADNPAWAQMQALAETRPNWRLHSFVSDFYQRMTEADLFIGAGGGTSWERAALGLPTICIAVSNNQQANGEVMAAAGAHVFLGAREQVSIEQLRDAVGFVANNFYLRQSLAERSRQLVDGRGAERVAAALAGAVLKLRPATLDDAQLLFDGRNAEAVRRGSLDSSVIDWPQHLDWLTASLRNPQRLLLIAEADDGAVGVVRYDLRGFDAEVSLYLLEGRIGLGWGRALLARGEAFVTMHWAQLQAISARVLPGNIPSLNLFRDAGFSQEACAFTRVLKEPSHD is encoded by the coding sequence ATGAGAGTGCTGATTCGCGCTGACGCCTCGCCGACCATTGGCAGCGGTCACATCGCCCGTTGCCTGACTTTGGCGCGGGTAATGAAACAGCAGGGCAGCCATGTCGCGTTTGCCTGCCGGCGCTTGCCGGGGCATCGACTGGATGCCTTGAATGCCGAAGGCTTCGAAACCTTCGCGCTGCCCGAGCGCTATCGCGATGAGGACCCGTTGCAGGCCATCGAATCGATGCTGCCGTGGCAGTTCGACATTGATGCACTGGGCTTGCTGCTCGACGGGCAGGCGGAGTTCGACTGGATCATCGTCGACCATTACGGCCTCGACCATCACTGGCAAACTGCGGCGCGGCGCTGGGCGCATCGCATCGCGGCGGTGGACGATCTGGCCACCCGGCGTTACAGCGTCGATCTGCTGCTCAATCAGAATCTGTCCGGCCTCAGCGAAAACTATGCGCCGCTGCTGCCGGCGGGATGCCGCACCTTGCTCGGCCCGCGCTATGCGATGTTGCGCGAGGAATTCGCTTGCGCGGCAATCGAGATCAAACCGACGGCGCGCCGGGTATTGGTCAACTTCGGCGGCTTCGATGCGGCGATGCAGACCCATCACGCGATGCTCGCCCTGGCCGATTTCAACGAGCTGCAAGTGGACTTCGTTGCCGGCGCCGACAACCCGGCGTGGGCACAAATGCAGGCGTTGGCCGAGACGCGGCCGAACTGGCGCTTGCACAGTTTTGTCAGCGATTTTTATCAGCGCATGACCGAGGCCGATCTGTTCATCGGCGCGGGCGGCGGTACCAGTTGGGAGCGTGCGGCGCTGGGCCTGCCGACAATCTGCATCGCGGTGTCGAACAACCAGCAGGCCAACGGTGAAGTCATGGCCGCTGCGGGCGCGCATGTGTTTCTCGGCGCCCGTGAGCAAGTCAGCATTGAGCAATTGCGCGATGCGGTGGGGTTCGTCGCCAACAATTTCTATTTGCGCCAAAGCCTGGCCGAACGCTCGCGGCAACTGGTCGATGGCCGTGGCGCCGAGCGCGTTGCGGCAGCATTGGCCGGGGCGGTGCTGAAGCTGCGCCCGGCAACGCTCGACGACGCGCAGTTGCTGTTCGACGGGCGCAATGCCGAAGCGGTGCGGCGCGGGTCGCTGGACTCCAGCGTGATCGACTGGCCGCAGCATCTGGACTGGCTGACGGCGAGTCTGCGCAACCCGCAGCGGCTGTTGTTGATTGCCGAGGCCGACGACGGTGCCGTTGGTGTGGTGCGTTATGACCTGCGCGGGTTCGACGCGGAGGTTTCACTGTATCTGCTTGAGGGGCGCATCGGCCTGGGCTGGGGCAGGGCGCTGCTGGCGCGGGGCGAAGCGTTCGTCACGATGCACTGGGCGCAACTGCAAGCTATCAGCGCTCGGGTTTTGCCGGGCAACATCCCGTCGTTGAATCTGTTTCGTGACGCAGGCTTCAGCCAGGAGGCCTGCGCGTTCACTCGTGTTCTGAAGGAACCTTCGCATGACTAG
- the pseI gene encoding pseudaminic acid synthase has product MTSFKIGHRSIGADAPPFIIAEMSGNHNQSLEVALQIVEAAARAGAHALKLQTYTAETMTLDLSEGEFFIKDPGSLWAGTSLYELYEKAHTPWEWHAPIFARAKELGMLAFSTPFDDSAVDFLESLDVPAYKIASFENTDLPLIRRVAATGKPLIISTGMASIAELDESVRAAREAGCKDLVLLKCTSTYPATPLNSNVRTIPHLRELFGCEVGLSDHSMGVGVSVAAVALGATVVEKHFTLDRSAGGVDASFSLEPTEMASLVVETERAWQAMGQVHYGVTEAERKSLVYRRSLYVTADMVAGETFSRDNLRAIRPGLGLPPKHTDAVLGRRARAPIKRGTPLDWSLLE; this is encoded by the coding sequence ATGACTAGCTTCAAGATTGGCCACCGCTCGATCGGTGCCGATGCGCCGCCGTTCATCATTGCCGAGATGAGCGGCAACCATAACCAGTCGCTGGAGGTCGCCCTGCAAATCGTCGAGGCTGCTGCCAGAGCCGGGGCGCATGCCTTGAAGCTGCAAACCTATACTGCCGAGACCATGACCCTGGATCTGTCTGAAGGCGAATTCTTCATCAAGGATCCGGGTAGTCTGTGGGCTGGCACCTCACTGTATGAGCTGTACGAAAAAGCCCATACGCCGTGGGAATGGCACGCGCCGATTTTTGCTCGGGCCAAAGAATTGGGAATGCTCGCGTTCTCGACGCCGTTTGATGACAGCGCGGTGGATTTTCTCGAAAGCCTCGATGTACCGGCCTACAAGATCGCCAGTTTCGAAAACACCGACCTGCCGCTGATTCGTCGTGTGGCGGCTACCGGTAAGCCGTTGATCATTTCCACCGGCATGGCCAGCATCGCCGAACTGGATGAAAGCGTGCGGGCCGCACGCGAGGCTGGCTGCAAGGATCTGGTGCTGCTCAAGTGCACCAGCACCTATCCGGCGACCCCGCTCAACAGCAACGTACGCACGATCCCGCATTTGCGGGAATTGTTCGGTTGTGAAGTGGGGTTGTCCGATCATTCGATGGGCGTTGGCGTTTCCGTTGCGGCGGTGGCGCTCGGGGCGACAGTGGTTGAAAAACATTTCACCCTTGACCGTTCAGCCGGTGGCGTCGACGCCAGTTTTTCCCTGGAACCTACAGAAATGGCCAGTCTGGTGGTAGAAACCGAGCGCGCCTGGCAGGCCATGGGCCAGGTGCATTACGGCGTCACCGAAGCCGAGCGCAAGTCGCTGGTGTATCGGCGCTCGCTGTATGTCACCGCCGACATGGTCGCCGGTGAGACCTTCAGTCGCGACAATCTGCGCGCGATTCGCCCGGGTCTCGGTCTGCCGCCCAAGCACACCGACGCCGTCCTCGGCCGCCGCGCCCGCGCACCGATCAAGCGTGGCACGCCGCTGGACTGGTCGTTGCTCGAATAA
- a CDS encoding ketoacyl-ACP synthase III produces MIGIKSIASYVPVAGVDNYAQGAKFEKDEEFILGKIGSAFLPRKDAEQETSDLCVEAANALFASNPELKRESIDALIVVTQNGDEEGLPHTAAIVQDKLGLPTNVAAFDISLGCSGYVYGIYAIKGFMEAAGLKNGLLITADPYSKIVDPEDRNTTMLFGDAATATWMGEHPTWALGKAKFGTDGSGAPHLKVSNGVFFMNGRQVFNFALLKVPAHLHELLDDSNLKADDIDAFCIHQGSAAIVDAVARRFEGEPEKFIKDMVETGNTVSSSIPLLLEKHVLDSDWQRIALSGFGVGLSWGSAIIYRP; encoded by the coding sequence ATGATTGGCATAAAAAGCATTGCGAGCTACGTTCCTGTAGCCGGCGTGGACAATTACGCACAAGGTGCAAAATTCGAGAAGGATGAAGAATTCATCCTTGGCAAGATCGGTTCGGCGTTCCTGCCGCGCAAAGACGCTGAGCAGGAAACCTCCGACCTGTGCGTGGAAGCGGCCAATGCGCTGTTTGCCAGCAACCCTGAACTGAAGCGTGAATCGATCGATGCGCTGATTGTCGTCACCCAGAATGGTGACGAAGAAGGTCTGCCGCACACCGCTGCCATCGTTCAGGACAAACTCGGCCTGCCGACCAACGTCGCGGCGTTCGACATTTCCCTGGGCTGCTCCGGTTACGTCTACGGCATCTACGCGATCAAAGGCTTCATGGAAGCCGCCGGCCTGAAGAACGGCCTGCTGATCACTGCTGACCCGTACTCGAAAATCGTTGACCCGGAAGACCGCAACACCACCATGCTGTTTGGCGATGCCGCCACGGCAACGTGGATGGGCGAACACCCGACCTGGGCACTGGGCAAGGCCAAGTTCGGCACCGACGGTTCCGGCGCACCGCACTTGAAAGTGAGCAACGGCGTGTTCTTCATGAACGGTCGTCAGGTGTTCAACTTCGCATTGCTGAAAGTGCCGGCACACTTGCACGAGTTGCTCGACGATTCCAATCTCAAGGCCGATGACATCGACGCATTCTGCATTCACCAGGGCAGCGCGGCGATTGTCGATGCCGTGGCGCGACGCTTCGAAGGCGAGCCGGAGAAGTTCATCAAGGACATGGTCGAGACCGGCAACACCGTGTCGTCGAGCATTCCGTTGCTGCTCGAAAAACACGTGCTCGACTCCGACTGGCAGCGCATTGCCCTGAGCGGTTTTGGCGTCGGTCTGTCGTGGGGCTCGGCGATCATCTATCGTCCGTAA